The proteins below come from a single Myripristis murdjan chromosome 10, fMyrMur1.1, whole genome shotgun sequence genomic window:
- the gpm6aa gene encoding glycoprotein M6Aa: protein MEEDMDEGQTQKGCLECCIKCLGGIPYPSLIATILLYAGVALFCGCGHEALSGTVTILQNYFEVVRSPMDSLDVFTMIDIIKYVIYGIASAFFVYGILLMVEGFFTSGAIKDLYGDFKITTCGRCVSAWFIMLTYIFMLAWLGVTAFTSLPVFMYFNIWTICQNATVLEGATLCLDPRQYGIVPISEAKTVCAGSEKFYKMCDSNELDMTFHLFICALAGAGAAVIAMIHYLMVLSANWAYVKDACRMQKYEDIKSKEEQELHDIHSTRSKERLNAYT from the exons gatGCCTTGAGTGCTGCATCAAATGCCTGGGTGGGATCCCATACCCATCTCTTATCGCCACCATCTTGCTTTACGCGGGCGTGGCTCTGTTCTGCGGCTGTGGACATGAGGCGCTGTCTGGCACCGTCACCATCCTCCAAAACTACTTTGAGGTGGTCCGAAGCCCCATGGACTCACTGGACGTCTTCACCAT GATTGATATCATCAAGTACGTGATCTACGGAATTGCCTCGGCCTTCTTTGTCTATGGCATCCTGCTGATGGTGGAGGGCTTCTTCACTAGTGGAGCCATTAAAGACCTGTATGGAGACTTCAAGATTACCACCTGTGGACGCTGCGTCAGTGCTTGG TTCATCATGCTGACGTATATCTTTATGCTGGCTTGGCTTGGGGTGACAGCTTtcacctccctccctgtcttcaTGTACTTCAACATCTGGACTATTTGCCAAAACGCTACCGTGCTGGAGGGTGCCACACTCTGCTTGGACCCACGCCAGTATG GTATTGTGCCAATTTCTGAAGCGAAAACAGTGTGCGCTGGATCGGAGAAGTTTTACAAGATGTGTGACTCTAACGAG CTGGACATGACATTCCACCTGTTCATCTGTGCCCTGGCCGGAGCAGGAGCCGCTGTTATCGCTATG ATCCACTACCTGATGGTGCTGTCAGCAAACTGGGCCTATGTGAAGGACGCCTGCCGGATGCAGAAGTATGAGGACATCAAGTcgaaggaggagcaggagctcCACGACATCCACTCCACTCGCTCCAAGGAGCGTCTCAATGCCTACACATAA